One segment of Desulfonatronum thiosulfatophilum DNA contains the following:
- the mazG gene encoding nucleoside triphosphate pyrophosphohydrolase, whose protein sequence is MNTDHIALQRLRDVLERLLGPGGCPWDRDQTPQTLADYLVEEVHELVDAIRSHNTEEMREELGDVWFLLLFVTTWMERRGRFTLSEVLDQSAAKMIRRHPHVFADAEFANLEALWANWEKEKKKEKADRGPFEGIPTALPPLLRAYRIHSKAARLGFTWQDEEGVREQLDQEWREWHCAENPSADGADDEADTALDEYGDYLFTLVEYGRRKGLKANEALDRANRKFLRRFEQLASLAEGRGIDLEELDLDAWNALWNEVKKNGPDKG, encoded by the coding sequence ATGAACACAGACCACATTGCCTTGCAACGCCTGCGTGACGTTCTGGAACGACTCCTGGGTCCCGGCGGCTGCCCATGGGACCGGGATCAGACTCCTCAAACATTGGCCGACTACTTGGTGGAAGAAGTCCATGAATTGGTGGATGCGATCCGGTCGCACAATACCGAGGAGATGCGCGAAGAACTGGGGGATGTCTGGTTCCTGCTGCTGTTCGTGACCACATGGATGGAACGCCGGGGCCGGTTCACCTTGAGCGAGGTGCTGGATCAGTCCGCGGCGAAAATGATCCGCCGTCATCCTCATGTTTTCGCGGATGCCGAATTTGCGAATCTGGAAGCGCTATGGGCGAACTGGGAAAAGGAAAAGAAAAAGGAAAAAGCCGATCGCGGTCCATTTGAAGGGATTCCCACCGCATTGCCGCCGTTGCTGCGGGCGTACAGAATCCACTCCAAGGCCGCACGCCTGGGCTTTACATGGCAGGATGAAGAAGGAGTCCGGGAGCAGCTGGATCAGGAGTGGCGGGAATGGCACTGCGCGGAAAATCCAAGCGCAGACGGAGCGGACGACGAGGCGGACACAGCTCTGGATGAATACGGGGATTATCTGTTCACCCTGGTGGAATACGGACGACGCAAGGGACTCAAGGCCAACGAGGCTCTGGACCGCGCCAACCGAAAATTCCTGCGCCGCTTTGAACAACTGGCGTCATTGGCCGAAGGCAGAGGAATCGATCTGGAGGAGCTGGATTTGGATGCCTGGAATGCGTTGTGGAACGAGGTGAAAAAAAATGGACCAGACAAAGGTTGA
- the hisC gene encoding histidinol-phosphate transaminase produces MQSDTFVRPEIKDFSPYSPGLSIDEIREKYALQRVIKMASNENPLGVSPLVQKTLAKHIGGVFRYPRSGSPDLRAALARHLDVPEEWIVAGNGSDEIIDLLIRVKARPGKDHVLLFEPSFSMYRLLARLCGVEVRTIPLDEDFHFPWVRMLQSVTEETAVVFVTTPDNPTGYAPEVQELESVAGQLPPHVLLVVDEAYMDFARPMDEYTLLPRLKDMPNVVVLRTFSKLYGLAGLRLGYGVMPPWLADALIRVKPPFSVNILAEVAGTAALQDIDFTRATLDCVITGRTYLATELERMGCRVFPSQANFLLFKLGRANRNELSAQHVFQELLRRGVIIRPLKSYGLDEYLRVSIGTEEENQIFIREIEAVLHG; encoded by the coding sequence GTGCAATCAGATACCTTTGTTCGTCCAGAGATCAAAGACTTCAGCCCCTACAGTCCCGGACTGTCCATAGATGAAATTCGGGAGAAATATGCCCTGCAACGCGTGATCAAGATGGCCAGCAACGAGAATCCGCTGGGTGTTTCTCCCCTGGTTCAAAAGACGTTGGCCAAACATATCGGCGGCGTGTTCCGATACCCGCGCTCGGGCAGCCCCGACTTGCGCGCGGCCCTGGCCCGTCATCTGGATGTGCCGGAGGAATGGATCGTGGCCGGCAACGGTTCGGACGAGATCATCGACCTGTTGATCCGGGTCAAGGCCAGACCGGGCAAGGACCATGTCCTGCTCTTTGAGCCCAGCTTCAGCATGTATCGTCTCCTGGCGAGACTGTGCGGCGTGGAGGTGCGGACCATTCCCCTGGATGAGGATTTTCATTTTCCCTGGGTCAGGATGCTGCAAAGCGTCACGGAGGAAACAGCCGTTGTTTTCGTGACCACTCCGGACAATCCCACCGGATATGCGCCGGAGGTCCAGGAACTGGAGAGCGTGGCCGGACAGCTGCCCCCGCACGTATTGCTGGTTGTCGATGAAGCGTACATGGATTTCGCACGGCCCATGGATGAATATACCCTGTTGCCGCGTCTGAAGGATATGCCCAACGTGGTCGTGCTCCGGACATTTTCCAAGCTGTACGGCTTGGCGGGACTGCGTTTGGGATACGGGGTCATGCCGCCCTGGCTGGCGGATGCCCTGATCCGCGTCAAGCCGCCGTTCAGCGTGAATATTCTGGCGGAAGTCGCCGGTACGGCCGCGCTGCAAGATATCGATTTCACCAGGGCTACCTTGGATTGCGTGATCACCGGACGGACATATCTGGCCACGGAACTGGAACGTATGGGATGCCGCGTCTTCCCGTCGCAGGCCAATTTCCTGCTTTTCAAGCTTGGCCGCGCGAACCGTAATGAATTGTCGGCGCAGCACGTCTTCCAGGAACTGCTGCGGCGAGGAGTGATCATCAGGCCGCTGAAAAGCTATGGCTTGGATGAATACCTGCGGGTGAGCATCGGGACTGAAGAGGAAAATCAGATTTTTATCCGGGAAATAGAGGCCGTGCTCCATGGCTGA
- a CDS encoding DUF294 nucleotidyltransferase-like domain-containing protein: MFSQKAPQSHTLNSGVVLDFLRNTLPFNELPEEALEELAKDAALDFFPKGAVILTQGITEVTHLYLIQKGGVKLYLQDESGDVTLKDFRGEGNVFGALGIIRGAPASMTVETVEDTFCFLLNKKSFLALVQKDIRLAQYYLKSFSENYIHKSFSELRRQRLTPKGEGSLLLFSVPVTDLIKRDVEATPGTYSVQKAAEYMARLRIGSLLVEDAKGVVRGIITDKDLRSKVVAKGLEYRTPVREIMSSPVRTIPADAVCFDALLSMMTHQIHHLAVEDGGKIIGVITSHDIMVLQGQSPLYLFREILAQRTFEGLHEVSRHVPMVVRPLIEEGGKANNITRVITVLNDMILDRLLTMLQEKLGPAPVPFCWLLMGSEGRKEQTFRTDQDNALIYADPRDAQEADKAEQYFEKFSQLAIEHLVACGFPRCPGEIMASNPKWRLTYSGWRANFDRWVSVPEPQEVLHSTIFFDFRAGYGDKSLAERLRDHLTSSLKGKELFFRHLAQDCVTSRAPLSFFRNFIVERDGEHKNRLDLKSRGLVPFWDFARLMALRHGIRETNTLQRFKAVADGGHIPGELYSKSKEAYEFLMQMRLVHQLKLMESGVVPNNHVDPAKLSELEKQTLKGAFSVITSLQNYLKSSFKLNV; this comes from the coding sequence ATGTTTTCGCAAAAAGCCCCGCAAAGCCACACGCTCAATTCCGGAGTTGTTCTGGATTTTCTTCGGAACACCCTTCCGTTCAACGAGTTGCCGGAAGAAGCTCTGGAAGAGCTGGCAAAGGATGCGGCTCTGGATTTTTTTCCCAAAGGCGCCGTCATCCTGACCCAGGGGATCACGGAAGTCACTCATCTCTACTTGATCCAGAAAGGCGGAGTGAAGCTCTACCTGCAGGACGAATCCGGCGATGTGACGCTGAAGGACTTTCGAGGCGAGGGAAACGTCTTTGGGGCGTTGGGCATCATCCGAGGCGCTCCGGCCAGCATGACGGTGGAAACGGTGGAGGACACCTTCTGTTTTCTGTTGAACAAGAAGTCATTCCTGGCCCTTGTTCAGAAGGATATCCGGCTGGCGCAATATTATCTGAAGTCCTTTTCGGAAAACTACATCCACAAATCTTTTTCCGAACTGCGCCGTCAGAGGCTGACGCCCAAGGGCGAAGGCTCGCTGTTGCTGTTCAGCGTTCCGGTGACGGACCTGATCAAGCGCGACGTGGAAGCCACTCCGGGAACCTACTCGGTGCAAAAGGCCGCGGAATACATGGCCCGGCTGCGCATCGGCTCTCTGCTCGTGGAGGACGCCAAGGGCGTGGTGCGCGGGATCATCACGGACAAGGATCTACGGTCCAAGGTGGTGGCCAAGGGCTTGGAGTACCGAACGCCGGTGCGCGAGATCATGAGTTCCCCGGTGCGGACGATCCCGGCCGATGCTGTCTGTTTCGATGCCCTGCTCTCCATGATGACTCACCAGATCCACCACTTGGCCGTGGAAGACGGCGGCAAGATCATCGGCGTGATCACCAGCCACGACATTATGGTTCTGCAGGGGCAGTCGCCGCTCTACCTGTTCAGGGAAATACTTGCGCAGCGGACCTTCGAGGGCCTGCACGAGGTTTCCAGGCACGTCCCGATGGTTGTTCGTCCGCTGATCGAGGAAGGCGGCAAGGCCAACAACATTACCCGGGTGATCACCGTGCTCAACGACATGATCCTGGATCGCCTGCTGACCATGCTGCAGGAAAAACTCGGTCCAGCCCCGGTGCCCTTTTGCTGGCTGCTCATGGGCAGCGAGGGGCGCAAGGAGCAAACCTTTCGCACCGATCAGGACAATGCCTTGATCTACGCAGATCCGCGGGATGCCCAGGAAGCGGACAAGGCCGAACAATATTTCGAGAAATTTTCGCAGCTGGCCATTGAACATCTTGTGGCATGCGGATTTCCCCGGTGTCCGGGCGAGATCATGGCGTCCAACCCGAAGTGGCGTCTGACCTATTCGGGGTGGCGCGCCAACTTTGACCGCTGGGTGAGCGTTCCGGAGCCCCAGGAAGTGTTGCACTCGACCATTTTCTTCGATTTCAGGGCCGGATACGGCGACAAGTCGCTGGCGGAACGGCTGCGTGATCATCTGACGAGTTCACTGAAGGGCAAGGAGTTGTTCTTTCGGCACCTGGCGCAGGACTGCGTTACCTCGCGGGCGCCGCTGTCCTTTTTCCGCAACTTCATCGTGGAGCGCGACGGGGAACACAAGAATCGATTGGATTTGAAATCCCGTGGTCTGGTTCCTTTCTGGGATTTTGCCCGGCTGATGGCCCTGCGTCACGGCATCCGGGAGACAAACACGCTCCAGCGGTTCAAGGCAGTGGCCGACGGCGGGCACATTCCCGGCGAACTCTACAGCAAGTCCAAAGAAGCATATGAGTTTTTGATGCAGATGCGCCTGGTCCATCAACTGAAGCTGATGGAGAGCGGAGTTGTTCCGAACAACCATGTGGACCCGGCGAAACTTTCCGAATTGGAAAAGCAGACTCTCAAGGGAGCTTTTTCGGTCATTACCAGTCTGCAAAATTATCTGAAATCGTCCTTCAAGTTGAATGTATGA
- a CDS encoding CvpA family protein, translating into MNTLDILILIILGFAMIRGLFRGFIGEISSVIGLIVGFILANRYYAQLTPLVESILPDPGTAQMLSYALVFCTGLVGVLMVASVLRHLLRVVLLGWVDRFAGGVIGLLKGGLICVLLVLLLTTFLSPKADILVESRLAPQVNRFSAILADLLPTEMRRQFEDKSQPLRQKWRENVQQRLTRAPENSHEHRPHCLATPA; encoded by the coding sequence ATGAACACACTGGACATCCTGATCCTGATCATTTTGGGATTTGCAATGATTCGAGGACTTTTTCGCGGCTTCATCGGCGAGATTTCCTCCGTCATCGGACTCATAGTCGGTTTCATCCTTGCGAACCGGTACTATGCCCAGCTCACGCCTCTCGTTGAAAGCATACTTCCCGACCCAGGCACCGCCCAGATGCTCAGCTACGCTCTGGTTTTCTGCACCGGGCTCGTAGGCGTGCTCATGGTGGCCTCAGTCTTGCGCCATCTGCTCAGGGTCGTTTTGCTGGGCTGGGTGGACCGATTCGCGGGCGGCGTGATTGGTTTGCTCAAGGGCGGACTGATCTGCGTTCTTCTGGTCCTGCTTCTGACGACGTTTCTCTCTCCCAAGGCCGATATTCTGGTCGAGTCCCGCCTGGCCCCCCAGGTCAACCGCTTTTCGGCTATCCTGGCGGATCTCCTGCCCACGGAGATGCGCCGCCAGTTCGAGGACAAAAGCCAGCCACTGCGCCAGAAATGGCGTGAAAACGTACAGCAGCGCCTGACCCGCGCTCCGGAAAATAGCCATGAACACAGACCACATTGCCTTGCAACGCCTGCGTGA
- a CDS encoding type IV pilus secretin PilQ has translation MPDSDSLPRTLAPVAEPPRNQLGRVIFFQDDDATIGVNLETSWKPTWELAPARPGQIRIVFPNLVSPPALTKLHQLHGYAHPVKSALLRNTMEGLEVLLTATSPVIIESEAFPGRVMLRFVDETKPEPPARGPAPTVSSPRGIQRDALQRDTAAMPTVLEETLFPGMRDEYFGEPISIDLQNAEVEHVLRLIGEVAGYNLILDAGVGGRISMKLNNVPWDQVLDLVLLQRNLGMVVRGNILRISTAQQLESEREQVRRVREAAMQAEETIQRLEPLQTAYIQVNYATAAEMDVRTRPFLSERGRLSSDPRTNTLIVTDSPSRIREIQGSVDRLDRAERQVLIEARVVYATEDFQRGMGIQWGGGIETVSTRYHRGLYGGAGSLPPPPGAGVAQSGYLVNTPLAMAPTFGIGGFISKLMGPDMFTLDAQLQLAELQNIARTVSSPRVVTLNNQRAQIEQGTRIAIQVTDERGTRTDYVDAVLMLSVIPQITPNNNLILDLEIRDDNPVGSDIDTKTTRTRLMVEDGQTLVLGGVLKSTEDRLENRVPGFADIPGLGWLFKSRSERSRNQELLIFIRPSIL, from the coding sequence TTGCCCGATTCTGATTCGTTGCCGCGGACATTGGCGCCGGTAGCCGAGCCGCCACGCAACCAATTGGGACGGGTGATTTTTTTTCAGGATGACGACGCGACAATCGGCGTCAACTTAGAGACATCATGGAAGCCGACATGGGAACTTGCGCCAGCCCGGCCCGGGCAAATTCGGATTGTTTTTCCGAATCTCGTCAGTCCGCCCGCGTTGACCAAGCTGCATCAACTGCATGGTTACGCCCATCCAGTAAAAAGCGCCTTGCTCCGCAATACCATGGAAGGGCTCGAAGTGCTGCTGACCGCCACCAGCCCGGTAATCATCGAATCCGAAGCATTCCCCGGTAGGGTGATGTTGAGATTTGTCGATGAGACGAAGCCTGAACCTCCTGCAAGGGGGCCAGCGCCGACCGTGTCGAGTCCTCGTGGCATCCAGCGGGATGCGCTGCAACGGGACACTGCGGCAATGCCGACGGTGTTGGAAGAGACCCTCTTTCCCGGCATGCGGGATGAGTATTTCGGCGAGCCGATTTCCATCGATTTGCAGAATGCAGAGGTGGAGCATGTTTTGCGGCTGATCGGAGAGGTGGCGGGATACAATCTAATCCTGGACGCCGGGGTCGGCGGCCGGATTTCCATGAAACTGAACAACGTACCCTGGGATCAGGTGTTGGATCTCGTTCTTCTTCAGCGCAACCTGGGTATGGTGGTACGTGGCAATATCCTGCGCATCAGCACGGCCCAGCAGCTGGAATCCGAGCGGGAGCAGGTGCGCCGGGTCCGGGAAGCAGCCATGCAGGCCGAGGAAACCATCCAACGCCTGGAACCGCTGCAAACGGCCTACATTCAGGTCAATTACGCCACAGCCGCCGAGATGGATGTCCGCACACGTCCGTTTCTCAGCGAGAGGGGCAGGCTGAGCTCCGATCCCAGGACCAACACCTTGATAGTCACGGATTCTCCATCGCGGATCAGAGAAATTCAGGGATCGGTCGATCGATTGGACCGAGCTGAGCGCCAGGTGCTTATCGAAGCCCGAGTGGTCTATGCAACGGAAGATTTTCAGCGTGGCATGGGCATCCAATGGGGAGGCGGCATTGAGACAGTTTCCACGCGGTATCATCGTGGTCTGTACGGCGGGGCGGGCAGTCTTCCGCCACCTCCGGGAGCCGGAGTCGCCCAGTCAGGATATCTGGTCAATACGCCGTTAGCAATGGCGCCGACCTTTGGAATAGGCGGCTTCATCTCCAAGCTCATGGGGCCGGACATGTTTACGTTGGACGCGCAACTGCAGTTGGCGGAGCTCCAGAACATTGCCCGGACAGTATCCTCACCGCGGGTCGTCACTCTGAACAATCAACGCGCCCAGATTGAGCAGGGCACGCGTATTGCGATACAGGTTACTGATGAGCGCGGCACCCGGACCGACTACGTCGACGCAGTGCTCATGCTCTCTGTCATCCCCCAAATCACGCCAAACAATAATTTGATTCTGGACTTGGAGATCAGGGACGACAATCCCGTGGGAAGCGACATAGATACCAAGACGACACGGACGCGACTGATGGTTGAAGACGGCCAGACCCTTGTCCTTGGAGGAGTGCTCAAAAGTACCGAAGATCGGTTGGAAAATCGCGTTCCAGGATTTGCAGATATTCCCGGTTTGGGATGGCTCTTCAAAAGCCGCTCCGAACGATCAAGAAATCAGGAATTGTTGATTTTTATCCGACCGAGCATTTTGTAA
- the cmk gene encoding (d)CMP kinase, whose product MAEQSREHFIDQPLIVTLDGPAGSGKTTVAKMVAARLGIAYLDTGAMFRAFALHLGPQSWTRSEADLRNGLAGLGFAVKGRGEESALLLNGEPLGAEIRQEEVGMWASNLARLDVVREILKQAQQRLGAETPLVAEGRDMGSVVFPQAKFKFFLEAAPEERARRRWLQLKEMGVEEDLDALAENLRRRDDQDRNRTIAPLKPAADAVIIDTAGLTPEAVAERIVQIVARLPAADA is encoded by the coding sequence ATGGCTGAACAATCCCGCGAACATTTTATTGACCAACCTCTGATCGTCACCCTGGACGGACCGGCCGGATCGGGCAAGACCACTGTGGCCAAGATGGTCGCGGCAAGGTTGGGCATAGCCTATCTGGACACCGGAGCCATGTTTCGAGCCTTTGCTCTGCACCTGGGGCCACAAAGCTGGACCAGGAGCGAGGCTGATCTGCGGAACGGTCTGGCCGGGTTGGGGTTCGCCGTGAAAGGTCGAGGCGAAGAGTCCGCCTTGCTGCTCAACGGGGAGCCGCTGGGCGCGGAGATTCGGCAGGAGGAGGTGGGGATGTGGGCTTCCAACCTGGCCCGGCTGGACGTGGTCCGGGAGATACTGAAGCAGGCCCAGCAGCGTCTCGGCGCTGAAACTCCGCTGGTGGCCGAGGGGCGGGACATGGGCAGCGTGGTGTTTCCCCAGGCCAAGTTCAAGTTTTTCCTGGAAGCCGCACCCGAGGAACGAGCCAGACGGCGCTGGCTGCAACTCAAGGAAATGGGCGTGGAGGAGGACCTGGACGCCCTGGCCGAGAATTTACGCCGACGCGACGATCAGGATCGCAACCGGACCATCGCTCCGCTCAAGCCCGCGGCTGATGCCGTGATCATCGACACGGCGGGTTTGACTCCGGAGGCGGTCGCCGAAAGGATCGTTCAGATCGTAGCACGCCTTCCAGCGGCAGATGCGTGA